A part of Paenibacillus sp. 481 genomic DNA contains:
- a CDS encoding 3D domain-containing protein, protein MKKITFLKLAIAVLGLAAVVQILPVYADGENYVVQEGETFYAIANKYDLGLEAVLAANPNIDPKNVYSGLKVNLPFAADTASNEKQPKESKEQAEQQTGDNKNEGSKAQPKAQTKAPSKAQPKAAVATMKAKSTSNKIVQVSGREMEYKWRANMKATAYSADPSENGPWGGVDYFGNKLELGTVAVDPDVIPLGTKLFITGYDFKHLPGGGLLATARDIGGAINGNKIDIFVPVSKRVGNTFGIQNVQVYVLK, encoded by the coding sequence ATGAAGAAAATTACATTTTTAAAATTAGCAATTGCAGTACTAGGTTTAGCAGCTGTTGTACAGATTTTACCGGTTTATGCAGACGGAGAGAACTATGTGGTGCAAGAGGGAGAAACCTTCTATGCGATCGCCAATAAATATGATCTAGGTTTAGAGGCAGTACTTGCTGCCAATCCGAACATTGATCCTAAAAACGTATACAGCGGCTTGAAAGTGAATTTGCCATTTGCGGCAGACACAGCATCGAATGAGAAGCAGCCCAAGGAGTCTAAGGAGCAAGCAGAACAACAAACGGGTGATAACAAGAATGAAGGTTCTAAAGCTCAACCAAAAGCACAGACTAAAGCTCCATCTAAAGCTCAGCCTAAAGCGGCTGTGGCGACAATGAAAGCAAAGTCAACTTCGAATAAGATTGTTCAAGTGTCTGGACGTGAAATGGAATACAAGTGGCGTGCCAATATGAAAGCAACCGCATATTCGGCTGATCCAAGCGAGAATGGTCCATGGGGCGGAGTCGACTACTTCGGTAACAAGTTAGAACTTGGAACTGTTGCCGTTGATCCAGACGTGATTCCACTTGGAACGAAACTGTTTATTACAGGCTATGATTTCAAACATTTGCCTGGTGGCGGTCTTCTTGCTACAGCACGTGACATTGGCGGCGCGATTAATGGCAACAAAATTGATATTTTTGTTCCTGTTAGCAAGCGTGTCGGCAATACGTTCGGCATTCAAAATGTACAAGTTTACGTTTTGAAATAA
- a CDS encoding pyridoxamine 5'-phosphate oxidase family protein produces MKLERSFTVTSEAELREVIPSPHPDLQNKNLHCLESASQTFMAYAPLLSVSTQNEHGYIDVFVIGDTPGFVHIVDANTLLIPVYADEQSQRCIDNIRNNPFIGTFFIVPGIEEIYRLNGSAQIIDDRQQIESFFPQAPRLHAVIQVGVQESFFHCAKALVRSHFWEAERYVSTNETFLPLARNYVHVHTELNEHSRSFLASAPVLFIGTAHHQRGDASPRGDHTGFVHIIDNKTLLIPDRPGNRLLYNFINIVNSEVAGIVFLVPGTNWVMHVNGKVTIVKEHTLLEPLSVKGKRPALGIWLELEQVTMYYSSALETARLWDPACHVDRASFPSLGKLFMQQMQPFGRADNLDADTIDYNLKIDKETNLY; encoded by the coding sequence ATGAAGCTAGAACGGTCCTTTACGGTCACCAGCGAAGCTGAATTAAGGGAAGTCATTCCTTCTCCTCATCCTGATCTACAGAACAAAAATTTGCACTGTCTAGAGTCCGCCAGTCAAACGTTTATGGCATACGCACCGCTGTTAAGTGTCTCTACCCAGAACGAACACGGATACATTGACGTTTTTGTAATCGGGGATACGCCTGGATTTGTCCATATTGTAGATGCGAATACGCTGCTCATTCCTGTGTACGCGGACGAGCAGTCTCAGCGCTGCATCGACAATATTCGCAACAATCCGTTTATTGGCACCTTTTTTATCGTGCCCGGTATAGAAGAGATTTATAGATTGAATGGATCGGCGCAGATTATAGATGATAGGCAACAAATAGAGTCTTTCTTTCCGCAAGCGCCACGTTTACATGCCGTTATTCAGGTTGGGGTGCAAGAGTCCTTTTTTCATTGTGCAAAGGCGCTCGTTCGCTCTCACTTTTGGGAGGCGGAACGGTATGTTTCGACCAACGAGACCTTTTTACCCTTAGCGCGCAACTATGTACATGTCCATACCGAACTGAACGAGCATTCACGCTCTTTTTTAGCTTCCGCGCCCGTTCTTTTTATAGGAACAGCACATCATCAACGTGGAGATGCGTCTCCGCGCGGCGATCATACCGGATTTGTTCATATCATCGATAACAAGACGCTGCTTATTCCCGATCGGCCGGGAAATCGGCTGTTGTACAATTTTATTAATATTGTGAATAGCGAAGTAGCGGGAATTGTATTTTTAGTACCAGGTACAAATTGGGTAATGCATGTAAATGGTAAAGTAACGATCGTGAAAGAGCATACCTTACTTGAACCTTTATCTGTAAAAGGTAAGCGGCCAGCACTCGGCATCTGGCTTGAACTAGAGCAAGTCACGATGTACTACAGTTCAGCACTGGAAACAGCTCGGCTATGGGACCCTGCGTGTCACGTAGACAGGGCTTCATTTCCATCACTGGGGAAATTGTTTATGCAGCAAATGCAGCCATTCGGCCGTGCGGACAATCTAGACGCTGATACGATCGATTACAATCTGAAGATAGACAAAGAAACGAATTTATATTAA
- the moaA gene encoding GTP 3',8-cyclase MoaA, with protein MTIHPIMDAFGRPLRDLRISVTDRCNFRCTYCMPEEIFGEHYSFLPREQLLRDDEIVRLVSVFTSLGVNKVRITGGEPLLRKDLPHLLHLIKSAHPKLDLALTSNGVLLSKQAVQLKAAGLERVNVSLDTLKDDVFQRFNSRKHEVAQVLAGIQAAAAAGLQVKVNMVVIKGVNDDEVVSVARYFRGTGCIVRFIEYMDVGNRNGWQPNQVMTQHEIVEQINAVMPVEAIDANYEGEVATRFRYKDTNEEFGVISSIANPFCGSCSRARLSSDGKLYTCLFATKGYELRDVIRSGVHDAELISYVTAIWNNRADRYSEERFEQKRASSSDPNADRKIEMSYIGG; from the coding sequence ATGACTATACACCCAATCATGGATGCTTTTGGACGTCCGCTGCGTGATTTGCGAATATCGGTAACGGATCGCTGTAATTTCCGCTGTACATACTGTATGCCGGAAGAAATTTTCGGTGAGCATTATTCCTTTTTACCTCGGGAACAGCTGCTACGCGATGATGAGATCGTGCGTCTAGTAAGTGTTTTTACTTCTTTGGGTGTAAATAAAGTGCGGATTACCGGTGGAGAACCGCTGTTAAGAAAAGATTTGCCGCATTTGCTGCACCTGATTAAATCCGCTCATCCTAAGTTGGATTTGGCGCTTACATCAAATGGTGTGCTGTTAAGCAAACAAGCCGTGCAGTTGAAAGCAGCAGGGTTGGAGCGGGTCAATGTAAGCTTGGACACGTTAAAGGATGACGTGTTCCAGCGCTTTAATTCACGTAAGCATGAAGTTGCTCAAGTGCTGGCAGGCATACAAGCAGCGGCAGCGGCAGGGCTGCAAGTAAAAGTGAATATGGTCGTCATCAAAGGGGTAAATGATGACGAAGTGGTTTCAGTGGCTCGTTATTTTCGCGGAACCGGCTGTATTGTGCGCTTTATCGAATACATGGATGTCGGCAATCGCAACGGCTGGCAGCCTAATCAAGTCATGACGCAGCATGAAATCGTGGAACAAATTAACGCGGTTATGCCCGTGGAAGCGATTGACGCGAATTATGAAGGCGAAGTCGCCACGCGATTTCGTTATAAAGACACCAACGAAGAGTTTGGTGTCATATCTTCGATTGCGAATCCATTTTGCGGATCGTGCTCGCGTGCCCGCTTATCGTCAGATGGCAAGCTGTACACGTGCTTATTCGCGACCAAAGGTTACGAGTTGCGCGATGTTATTCGGTCAGGGGTTCACGACGCAGAGCTCATTTCATATGTCACCGCCATTTGGAACAATCGAGCGGATCGCTATTCGGAAGAGCGATTTGAACAGAAACGAGCATCCTCCAGTGATCCTAACGCTGACCGAAAAATTGAAATGTCCTATATCGGGGGATAA
- a CDS encoding DUF5643 domain-containing protein — protein MTGELVSRSNWSQPLRHMAMLTLVAVTTSFASPVTVLAQGQAVAETPVHVANPNNPMSVTQNGVTLTISKLSYDGETVTLIFSQQGEVKKIRDVSMRVNGEDGPFSSAMGMVRQNGVASKTDTFVEFSVGDYDHRTKQAYKLPESFELSCLVMLDGMEKERFEFKLPVTKNVTGPRTITPNVTQTHAGVKVSPKRVVISADKVEMIIHEQREKERGRKIRYEFTVVDDRGVVLKPASNGGALNGKIWSHKVGFVLPKSPPKSLTIKTYRSIVGLDSRVITKRKVETAVKHTPTAEKPLVLDVKEDGRLTITRIDHQQEATFVYVQVKADDPYRLLYNLVMKSGHTNRWPIDAVKSVDESTNSFVLKFEPIKPDQKFSFYLESKDFTPIKELDMTIPLK, from the coding sequence TTGACAGGAGAGTTAGTATCGCGCAGCAATTGGTCGCAGCCGCTTCGCCATATGGCAATGCTCACTCTAGTTGCAGTTACAACTAGCTTTGCTTCTCCGGTAACGGTTCTTGCGCAAGGCCAAGCTGTAGCAGAGACGCCTGTGCATGTTGCCAATCCAAATAACCCGATGAGCGTGACACAGAACGGAGTCACTCTGACGATATCGAAACTATCGTATGACGGCGAAACCGTCACCCTTATTTTTAGCCAGCAGGGAGAGGTCAAAAAGATACGAGATGTGTCCATGCGAGTTAACGGTGAGGATGGACCTTTCAGTTCTGCAATGGGAATGGTCCGACAAAATGGTGTAGCATCAAAGACGGATACGTTCGTCGAATTCAGTGTTGGGGATTACGATCATCGTACGAAGCAGGCGTACAAACTGCCTGAATCGTTTGAGCTGTCATGCCTCGTGATGCTCGACGGTATGGAGAAGGAACGATTCGAATTCAAACTTCCCGTTACGAAAAATGTTACAGGCCCTCGTACCATAACGCCAAATGTAACCCAGACACATGCAGGGGTTAAAGTGTCTCCCAAACGAGTCGTCATTTCAGCGGATAAGGTTGAGATGATTATACACGAGCAGCGAGAGAAAGAACGGGGAAGAAAAATAAGGTATGAATTCACTGTCGTCGATGATCGGGGCGTGGTATTGAAACCGGCTTCAAATGGCGGAGCTTTAAACGGGAAGATATGGTCGCACAAAGTCGGGTTTGTATTGCCTAAGTCCCCTCCTAAATCGTTAACGATTAAAACATATCGATCCATTGTGGGTTTGGACTCTAGGGTTATCACAAAAAGAAAAGTTGAAACAGCCGTAAAACATACGCCAACTGCTGAGAAGCCGCTCGTGCTAGATGTGAAAGAGGATGGCCGTTTGACGATTACACGCATTGATCATCAACAGGAGGCTACCTTCGTATATGTTCAAGTGAAGGCGGATGATCCGTATCGTTTGTTGTACAATCTCGTCATGAAGAGTGGCCATACTAATAGGTGGCCGATCGATGCAGTGAAGTCAGTAGATGAGTCGACGAACAGCTTTGTGCTTAAGTTTGAGCCGATCAAACCGGACCAAAAGTTTTCCTTTTATTTGGAAAGTAAAGACTTTACACCTATCAAGGAATTGGATATGACGATTCCGCTTAAATAA
- a CDS encoding VOC family protein yields MNEPTQKITTFLMFEGQAEEAMNMYISLFEQSEVVNITRYGANEAGAEGTVQHATFTLHGQSFMCIDSYVQHDFSFTPAISLYVNCNTEEEIDRVYEKLAQGGKVYMPLGAYPFSKKFGWVGDKYGVTWQLSLH; encoded by the coding sequence ATGAATGAACCTACGCAAAAAATTACGACTTTTTTGATGTTTGAGGGGCAAGCTGAAGAGGCCATGAATATGTACATTTCTTTATTTGAACAGTCCGAAGTCGTTAACATTACACGATACGGAGCGAACGAAGCGGGTGCTGAAGGGACTGTACAGCATGCGACATTTACACTACATGGTCAATCGTTTATGTGCATAGACAGCTATGTACAACATGATTTTTCGTTTACGCCTGCCATCTCCTTGTATGTGAACTGTAATACGGAGGAAGAAATTGATCGTGTGTATGAGAAATTGGCACAAGGTGGAAAAGTTTATATGCCGCTCGGCGCTTATCCGTTTAGCAAGAAATTTGGCTGGGTAGGCGATAAATATGGTGTTACGTGGCAATTATCGCTCCATTAA
- the xerS gene encoding tyrosine recombinase XerS — protein sequence MSIQKAKDRAILNEKIHTLPWYVQQYIEYKLPDLSPSSLLEYVRDYEIFLGWLLVEGLSAASMMKDITLTELEALRMEQITSFRIYLTTYKETTNSRVTVSRKLSSLRSLFHYLSQIAEDEQLYPLLKRNVMAKIEIKRVHKPKDTAAKLKGKLLEEDELPAFVQYIRVDYAQDVATNKQATYSHELNAVRDAAIASLILNSGLRVSEVVNLNVDDVDLNNKLIYVYRKGHNDETFKTPVYFRETAKSFLTDYAQLRSTRYAAPKREKAFFLAIKNGEHEGKRMTKRAMQQMILKYAKRFGKPALSVHKLRHSFATDYYLQNDIYKTKEQLGHASTETTEIYAHLTDRTMSEAIERRQDQES from the coding sequence ATGTCGATACAAAAAGCGAAAGACCGCGCTATACTTAATGAAAAAATACATACGCTACCGTGGTATGTCCAGCAATATATTGAGTATAAGTTGCCCGATTTATCTCCTTCATCCTTATTGGAATATGTACGGGATTACGAGATTTTTTTAGGGTGGCTTCTTGTGGAAGGATTATCTGCTGCATCCATGATGAAGGATATTACGCTCACAGAGCTTGAGGCGCTGCGAATGGAGCAAATCACTTCCTTTCGCATCTATTTAACGACGTACAAAGAAACGACCAATTCACGTGTGACGGTGTCGCGCAAGCTGTCGTCGCTGCGCTCTTTGTTTCATTATTTAAGCCAGATTGCGGAGGATGAGCAGTTGTACCCTTTGCTCAAGCGCAATGTCATGGCCAAGATTGAAATTAAGCGTGTCCATAAGCCGAAAGATACGGCTGCTAAGCTAAAGGGCAAGCTGCTTGAAGAAGACGAGTTGCCTGCATTTGTCCAATACATTCGCGTGGACTATGCACAAGATGTAGCTACGAACAAGCAAGCCACCTATTCGCACGAGCTAAATGCCGTTCGCGATGCAGCTATTGCGAGCTTGATTTTAAATTCGGGACTTCGCGTCAGTGAAGTCGTTAACTTAAATGTGGACGATGTTGATTTAAACAACAAGTTGATTTATGTATATCGTAAAGGTCACAATGACGAGACGTTTAAAACGCCGGTCTATTTTCGGGAGACGGCAAAGTCGTTTTTAACGGACTATGCACAGTTACGAAGTACACGCTATGCGGCTCCTAAGCGGGAAAAAGCGTTCTTTCTTGCGATTAAGAACGGTGAACATGAAGGCAAGCGGATGACGAAACGCGCCATGCAGCAAATGATCTTAAAATACGCAAAGCGTTTCGGCAAGCCTGCGTTATCTGTACATAAGCTGCGTCATTCATTTGCTACCGATTATTATTTACAGAACGATATTTATAAGACGAAAGAACAACTCGGTCATGCCTCCACCGAGACGACCGAAATTTACGCTCATTTGACAGATAGAACGATGTCCGAAGCGATTGAGCGCCGTCAAGATCAGGAATCATAA
- a CDS encoding dihydroorotate dehydrogenase, whose translation MRNLTCQVAGIPFHNPLVLASGSLGFGAQYANRYDINRLGGILCKGMMLNPCADSEHILLMETAEGMSKQIGFGHVSIDGFLQQDMPYWETIDPVKIVNIGGSCVEEFVLGTLKIVKDAEERRRMNRRAVDMIELNLLAFGIKLATAREVIREVRQVTSLPLAVKLSPEAECIVQLAMMCEQEGAECITLVNHFSALKIDIYKRRHVSQHPESPYAALSGSAIKPIALRMVHQVVQQVSIPVIGMGGITTAADVIEFIMAGAEIVQIGAYHGANIRAGEEILMGIQSFMELENIYNLEEIRGVVRL comes from the coding sequence ATTCGGAATTTAACTTGTCAGGTAGCAGGAATCCCCTTCCATAATCCACTCGTCCTCGCTTCCGGATCACTTGGATTTGGAGCGCAATACGCGAATCGATACGATATCAATCGGCTAGGAGGCATTTTATGCAAAGGCATGATGCTTAATCCTTGTGCCGACAGCGAGCATATCCTCCTGATGGAAACGGCAGAGGGGATGTCTAAGCAGATCGGATTCGGACATGTGAGTATAGACGGTTTTTTGCAGCAAGACATGCCTTATTGGGAAACGATTGATCCGGTTAAAATTGTGAATATTGGCGGTAGTTGTGTAGAAGAGTTTGTATTAGGTACGTTGAAAATCGTGAAAGACGCAGAGGAGCGCCGGCGCATGAACCGTCGTGCTGTTGATATGATTGAGCTTAATTTGTTAGCATTTGGGATTAAGCTAGCAACAGCTCGTGAAGTGATTCGAGAGGTTAGGCAAGTGACGTCATTGCCGCTGGCGGTTAAGCTATCTCCCGAAGCAGAATGCATCGTCCAGCTCGCGATGATGTGCGAGCAAGAAGGAGCGGAGTGTATCACGCTCGTAAACCATTTTAGTGCGCTGAAAATTGATATTTATAAGCGGCGCCATGTGTCACAACATCCCGAATCGCCCTATGCAGCTTTGTCTGGCTCCGCGATTAAACCGATTGCACTGCGTATGGTACATCAAGTTGTGCAGCAAGTGTCGATACCTGTGATCGGGATGGGCGGTATTACTACGGCAGCAGACGTGATCGAGTTTATTATGGCGGGTGCTGAGATCGTCCAAATAGGGGCGTATCATGGTGCGAATATACGTGCGGGGGAGGAAATATTGATGGGCATTCAAAGCTTTATGGAACTTGAAAATATTTATAACCTTGAAGAGATTAGAGGCGTTGTTCGTTTATAA
- a CDS encoding N-acetylmuramoyl-L-alanine amidase family protein, with translation MIQKRLMMLLVIMLLVGSSVILSPYWGDGERNSKQTGDGRYHDNRDTRDSRDFSNEPPLSAMNIKKYKIVIDAGHGAMDSGAPGNSGSYEKWFTLSVAQKTYDLLRHEAMFEPFMTRSEDTFIPLHERAVCANRLTADSFISIHGNTFTDARVSGTETYFHSIGSEGLAQKIQMQLVQALGFRDRGVKQYSWKVLQDCKGPAVLTEVGYLTNKNNEKMMLSAEGQARAAHAIVEGLKQYFSAKHAQVNQQTEMLP, from the coding sequence ATGATTCAGAAACGACTTATGATGTTGTTGGTAATCATGTTGCTTGTCGGATCAAGCGTGATATTGTCGCCCTATTGGGGCGATGGTGAGCGCAATAGTAAGCAAACAGGGGATGGACGTTATCACGATAACAGGGATACAAGGGATTCCAGGGATTTCAGCAATGAACCGCCACTTTCCGCAATGAATATAAAAAAGTATAAAATTGTCATTGATGCGGGCCATGGTGCTATGGATTCAGGTGCTCCGGGGAACAGTGGATCTTATGAAAAATGGTTCACGCTGTCCGTTGCTCAAAAAACGTATGATTTACTACGTCATGAAGCGATGTTTGAACCATTTATGACACGAAGTGAAGATACGTTTATCCCCCTGCACGAGCGGGCGGTATGTGCAAATCGATTAACTGCGGATAGTTTCATTTCCATTCATGGAAACACGTTTACAGATGCACGTGTTAGCGGTACAGAAACGTATTTTCACTCCATTGGAAGTGAAGGACTAGCCCAAAAGATCCAAATGCAGTTAGTTCAAGCGCTAGGCTTTCGCGACCGCGGCGTTAAACAGTACAGTTGGAAAGTACTCCAAGATTGCAAAGGGCCTGCCGTGTTGACTGAAGTTGGTTATTTAACAAATAAAAACAATGAAAAAATGATGCTAAGCGCAGAAGGACAAGCTCGCGCGGCGCACGCCATTGTAGAAGGGCTGAAGCAGTATTTTTCGGCAAAACATGCGCAAGTAAATCAGCAAACAGAAATGCTGCCTTAA
- a CDS encoding MATE family efflux transporter, with protein sequence MKQTSTMKQKAFQLMHILIPILVTQVAMQLMTFFDTVMSGNYSKEDLAGVAIASSIWVPIYTGLAGIFVGVTPIVAQHLGAGRKHEIAPSVTQATYLSVLFGGAVIGIGAFALNPILAVMNLEPTVHRVAHDYLAALAIGIVPLFIYQVLRACIDGLGQTRITMFITLISFPVNVALNYLFIFGKLGMPELGGAGAGLATAITYIVITIVAIVFVRSNEQMRQLGMLRSWKKISFKRWGEVLRIGGPIGLSIFFEVSVFAAVTLFMSDYDTVTIAAHQAALNFASLLYMLPLSIAMSLTILVGYEVGAKRFEDARVYARFGVISAIAISALCAIFLFVFNTEVARLYTPDPTVRTMTETFLVFAIFFQLSDAVAAPVQGVLRGYKDVNAVFIIAFASYWIIGLPLGYALAKWTEWGAYGYWIGLISGLAIGAVALFIRLAIIERRVKLETAEGSPA encoded by the coding sequence ATGAAACAGACTTCGACGATGAAGCAAAAGGCTTTTCAATTAATGCATATCTTAATTCCGATTTTAGTTACCCAAGTTGCCATGCAATTGATGACCTTTTTTGATACGGTCATGTCAGGTAACTACAGTAAAGAAGATTTAGCCGGTGTTGCAATTGCCTCAAGTATATGGGTTCCTATCTATACGGGGTTAGCGGGTATTTTCGTGGGCGTAACGCCTATTGTGGCCCAGCATTTAGGGGCAGGGCGTAAGCATGAAATAGCGCCAAGTGTAACGCAAGCGACTTATTTGTCAGTGTTATTTGGTGGAGCAGTTATCGGTATCGGAGCGTTTGCGTTGAATCCGATTCTTGCTGTTATGAATTTAGAACCGACCGTGCACCGTGTCGCGCATGATTATTTGGCTGCACTAGCGATCGGGATTGTGCCGTTGTTTATTTATCAAGTACTGCGTGCCTGTATTGACGGGTTAGGCCAGACGAGAATTACGATGTTCATTACGCTCATCTCATTCCCTGTCAACGTCGCGTTAAATTATTTGTTTATTTTCGGAAAATTAGGCATGCCAGAGTTAGGCGGTGCTGGGGCAGGTCTAGCCACAGCCATTACGTATATCGTCATTACGATCGTAGCTATCGTATTTGTCCGCTCTAACGAGCAAATGCGTCAACTTGGAATGTTGCGCAGTTGGAAGAAGATTTCATTCAAGCGTTGGGGAGAAGTTCTGCGCATCGGTGGCCCGATCGGCTTGTCGATCTTTTTTGAAGTGAGTGTATTTGCAGCGGTTACCCTCTTTATGAGTGATTATGATACCGTAACTATCGCAGCTCACCAAGCCGCGCTGAACTTTGCCTCACTGCTCTACATGCTTCCATTGAGCATTGCGATGTCGCTTACGATTTTGGTCGGATATGAAGTAGGGGCCAAGCGCTTTGAAGATGCTCGCGTCTATGCGCGGTTTGGCGTTATTTCAGCAATCGCGATTTCAGCATTGTGCGCGATCTTCTTGTTTGTTTTCAACACAGAAGTAGCGAGACTGTATACACCTGATCCTACGGTGCGTACGATGACTGAAACATTCCTCGTCTTCGCCATCTTCTTTCAGTTGTCCGATGCGGTTGCAGCGCCTGTACAAGGGGTGTTGCGAGGATATAAGGACGTTAATGCCGTCTTTATTATCGCGTTCGCATCGTACTGGATTATTGGCTTGCCGTTAGGCTATGCATTAGCAAAATGGACAGAATGGGGTGCGTATGGGTACTGGATTGGCCTCATAAGCGGCTTAGCAATCGGTGCAGTAGCCTTATTTATCAGACTTGCCATTATTGAACGAAGAGTGAAGCTAGAAACTGCTGAAGGTTCACCAGCGTAA
- a CDS encoding polysaccharide deacetylase family protein: MRMRQLLICLIAFCMLLSTGCFPHSRVTSPEPPTSEQHSVPVKTTGNVSPWTNGAATTWPPHQSGPDTGTPDLGILPKSAQQHVNRDEAKQHSITRKDKQADRKKETIRFTLHADGNTKQEKWTSRTKTAKVHTAQSTQSARSAQSRKSQSKQQQFKLSLAQLRMKYPHFFKLRGSASGKQKVALTFDDVPDHIITPLVLDILKEHHIQATFFLVGSRVKQYPQIVRRMVDEGHMIGNHSMSHPLLTKLSMPAFTTQVLNTEHIIEQVIGYKPRFFRPPYGAINEEQLRWAGKHGYIVVNWDVDSKDWKGLSGAEIEQLVMSNVEPGSIVLQHAGGSPQNGYLRGTLLALPRIIKKLQAKGYDFVTVPDLFHDQKEKKES, encoded by the coding sequence ATGCGTATGCGCCAACTGCTCATTTGCTTGATTGCTTTTTGCATGCTATTGTCTACCGGTTGTTTCCCACATTCACGTGTAACATCCCCTGAGCCACCCACATCTGAGCAGCATTCCGTACCTGTAAAAACGACAGGGAACGTTTCACCTTGGACAAATGGAGCTGCTACTACTTGGCCTCCACATCAGTCGGGTCCAGATACGGGTACTCCTGACTTAGGAATTTTGCCAAAATCAGCGCAGCAGCACGTGAATCGGGATGAAGCGAAACAGCATTCCATAACACGCAAGGACAAGCAAGCAGACCGAAAAAAAGAAACGATTCGTTTCACCCTACATGCTGACGGAAATACGAAACAAGAGAAATGGACGAGTCGAACGAAGACGGCTAAGGTACATACCGCACAGTCCACACAATCGGCTCGCTCCGCTCAATCGCGGAAATCACAGAGCAAGCAACAGCAATTTAAGCTAAGCTTGGCACAACTAAGAATGAAGTATCCGCACTTTTTTAAACTGCGCGGCTCAGCTTCTGGCAAGCAAAAAGTTGCCTTAACGTTTGATGATGTGCCTGACCATATCATTACACCGCTCGTGTTGGACATTTTGAAAGAGCATCACATTCAGGCAACGTTTTTCCTAGTCGGTTCACGCGTAAAACAATATCCGCAGATCGTCAGACGCATGGTTGACGAAGGCCACATGATAGGCAACCACTCCATGAGCCATCCGTTGCTCACGAAGTTGTCGATGCCTGCTTTTACAACGCAAGTGTTGAACACGGAGCATATCATTGAGCAAGTTATCGGTTATAAGCCGCGCTTTTTCCGGCCTCCGTACGGTGCCATTAATGAAGAACAGCTACGTTGGGCAGGAAAACACGGTTATATCGTTGTTAACTGGGATGTCGATTCGAAAGACTGGAAAGGATTAAGCGGGGCCGAGATTGAGCAACTCGTCATGAGCAACGTTGAACCTGGTTCAATTGTGCTTCAGCATGCGGGTGGAAGCCCTCAAAATGGCTACTTGCGTGGGACGCTGCTTGCTCTGCCGCGTATTATTAAGAAGCTACAGGCCAAAGGCTACGATTTTGTGACTGTGCCTGACCTGTTTCACGATCAAAAAGAAAAAAAAGAGTCTTGA
- a CDS encoding DUF1796 family putative cysteine peptidase gives MRREQLRGKYDVVLSLGGTCLPALKMQDRQLRRSSGPLDWMISEQLTSVNRLLQSRFAYFFDRDNLIVSGQLNFQREHYLVDDRYYHVTSVHDFDIGRNSPANLAQYEEVQAKFTRRCERFLRYLETADRILFIRAEGHTYSIGKAHTEELEQTAELLNQMVRGSFFILYVRPALVSEIVDINYVHDQICVLDVPPDPVWYMEKTWDAILEGISL, from the coding sequence ATGAGGAGAGAGCAATTGCGAGGAAAGTACGATGTCGTGCTAAGCTTAGGTGGAACGTGCTTGCCAGCACTCAAAATGCAAGACCGCCAGCTGCGACGAAGCAGCGGGCCTTTGGACTGGATGATTTCTGAACAGCTTACTTCGGTGAATCGGTTGCTACAATCGCGGTTTGCTTATTTTTTCGATCGGGACAACTTGATCGTTTCTGGACAATTAAATTTTCAGCGTGAGCACTATCTTGTTGATGACCGTTATTATCATGTAACTTCTGTACATGACTTTGACATAGGTCGAAACTCACCTGCGAACCTCGCTCAATATGAAGAAGTACAAGCCAAATTTACCCGACGATGTGAACGCTTTCTTCGTTATTTAGAAACAGCTGATCGGATATTGTTTATTCGTGCGGAAGGGCATACGTATTCGATAGGCAAAGCGCATACAGAGGAGTTGGAACAAACCGCCGAGTTGCTTAATCAAATGGTTCGCGGTTCATTTTTCATATTGTACGTCCGCCCTGCACTCGTATCTGAAATCGTAGACATCAACTATGTGCATGATCAAATCTGTGTGCTAGATGTTCCGCCAGATCCGGTGTGGTATATGGAAAAGACATGGGATGCGATCTTGGAAGGGATCTCACTTTAG